The Juglans regia cultivar Chandler chromosome 2, Walnut 2.0, whole genome shotgun sequence genome includes a window with the following:
- the LOC108999135 gene encoding probable serine/threonine-protein kinase At1g54610 → MGCLLSTSATEQRPTNDADNRRRRRSTEDNPVTDGVPTVRAREDAAEKGRQNKTRYTGDFPAPDRRKPRQDLFLKNQQGWPTWLVDFAGDAIKDWAPRRANTFEKLAKIGQGTYSNVYKAKDLITGKIVALKKVRFDNLEPESIRFMAREILVLRRLDHPNVVKLEGLVTSRMSCSLYLVFEYMEHDLAGLAACQGVKFTEPQVKCYMKQLLSGLEHCHSRGVLHRDIKGSNLLIDNEGILKIADFGLATFYEPGQKQPMTSRVVTLWYRPPELLLGATFYGIGVDLWSAGCILAELLSGKPIMPGRTEVEQLHKIFKLCGSPSEEYWRKYRLPNATLFKPQQPYKRCVAETFKDFPPSSLPLIESLLSIDPGERVTATAALNSEFFTTEPYACEASSLPKYPPSKELDVKLRDEEARRQRGLSGKANAVDGVRRVRARERVGRAVPAPEANAEIQGNLDRWRIVTQANAKSKSEKFPPPHQDGAVGHPLDTSRKGPVSFGAPDVSFGSSIFNSKPSGSVKSIGAGGGPSRRKTNKDDNHRASSQKFIRAFKPSSIGLSMDLIFKAKKPVAEVSGS, encoded by the exons ATGGGTTGTCTTCTCAGCACATCCGCTACCGAACAACGCCCTACCAACGATGCAGACAACCGCAGACGTCGCCGCAGCACCGAGGATAATCCCGTCACCGACGGCGTCCCCACCGTTAGGGCCAGGGAGGACGCTGCAGAGAAAGGTAGGCAGAATAAGACGAGATACACCGGCGACTTTCCGGCACCAGATCGCCGGAAGCCTCGCCAGGACCTTTTCCTGAAAAATCAGCAAGGCTGGCCGACCTGGCTCGTTGACTTCGCCGGCGACGCCATCAAGGATTGGGCTCCTCGCCGCGCCAACACATTCGAGAAGCTCGCCAAG ATCGGGCAAGGGACTTATAGCAATGTATATAAAGCAAAGGATCTAATAACTGGGAAAATAGTTGCTCTGAAGAAGGTTAGGTTCGATAATTTAGAGCCTGAGAGTATAAGATTCATGGCCAGAGAGATTCTTGTTCTGCGCCGCCTTGATCACCCCAATGTGGTTAAGCTCGAAGGCTTGGTCACTTCAAGAATGTCTTGTAGTCTTTACTTGGTTTTCGAGTACATGGAACACGATCTCGCTGGGCTCGCAGCTTGCCAAGGAGTCAAGTTCACTGAACCACAG GTCAAGTGCTATATGAAGCAGTTGTTGTCTGGGCTTGAGCATTGCCACAGTCGAGGTGTCTTACACCGTGACATCAAGGGTTCCAATCTGCTAATTGACAATGaaggaattttaaaaattgcGGATTTTGGACTGGCTACCTTCTATGAACCTGGGCAGAAACAACCTATGACTAGTCGAGTTGTCACGCTATGGTACCGCCCCCCTGAACTTCTTCTTGGGGCTACATTCTATGGGATTGGTGTGGACCTTTGGAGTGCTGGCTGCATCTTGGCAGAGTTGCTTTCTGGAAAGCCAATCATGCCAGGACGGACGGAG GTGGAACAACTGCAtaagatatttaaattatgtggcTCCCCATCTGAAGAATATTGGAGGAAATATAGGCTGCCAAATGCAACACTTTTTAAGCCGCAACAGCCATACAAACGTTGCGTTGCAGAAACTTTCAAGGATTTTCCACCTTCTTCTCTACCTCTGATAGAATCTCTTCTTTCAATAGACCCTGGTGAACGAGTCACTGCCACAGCCGCTCTAAATAGTGAA TTCTTTACCACTGAACCTTATGCTTGTGAGGCATCAAGCTTACCGAAGTATCCACCAAGCAAAGAATTGGATGTCAAATTAAGAGATGAAGAAGCTAGAAG GCAAAGAGGTCTAAGTGGGAAAGCTAATGCTGTTGATGGTGTGAGAAGAGTTAGAGCTCGTGAGCGTGTTGGTCGGGCAGTTCCAGCTCCAGAAGCCAATGCAGAGATTCAAGGAAACTTAGAT AGGTGGAGAATTGTGACACAAGCAAATGCCAAGAGCAAGAGTGAGAAATTCCCACCTCCTCATCAAGATGGAGCGGTTGGACATCCACTAGATACATCACGGAAAGGCCCTGTATCGTTTGGTGCACCTGATGTTTCTTTTGGCTcatcaatatttaattcaaagcCATCAGGATCTGTCAAAAGTATTGGGGCTGGTGGGGGACCTTCTAGGAGGAAAACCAATAAAGACGACAACCATAGAGCTTCATCGCAGAAGTTTATCCGTGCATTCAAGCCATCCTCCATAGGGCTCTCAATGGATCTAATATTCAAGGCAAAGAAACCAGTTGCTGAGGTTTCTGGCAGCTGA